Genomic window (Desulfuromonadales bacterium):
ACGGGCTCTTCACCAAAGCTACCTGGCGGCGCACAACCCCGCGAAGGCGGGCGAAGTGGTCAGGCAGTACGAAGAGTCCCTCTGCCGGGCCGGCTTCAGCCCAAAGGAAATCCGGGAAATCCTGGAAAGCTTCAATCCCCGGCATTGATCCGAGGCCAGTCCCGTTCGACCCCTTCGGCTCCCTCTCTGCCGCTTGGTCACCGTCAGCGGCGCCCTCCTCTTGTTGAAAATATAAGAAATTTATAAGGCGGCATGTGTTAAACGAACCAGTGCCGGCCGGTTCTGGCTCGACCTTCTGTCGGGGCGGAGGGCCAGCCTTCGCAGCGCGTTGCGGAGAGTTTTTGCAAAGGGAATGAGCATGAGTGATACCTGTGAATACCTCAAGCATTGCGGCTTCTTCCGCAAGTACGGCGAGCGCAGGAGCAACGTCTGGCGAGGATTGGTAAGCTTCTATTGCCAGGGAAGAGGATTCAGCCTCTGCGAAAGAAGAAGCAAATACCTGAACAACATCGACAGGATCAGCGACGACATCCTGCCTTCCGGGCAGGCGGTGTCCAAGGCGTTCCTGTCGCTCAACTGATGGCAAGAGGCACTCGTGGCGATGGAATTTTCCACGTCGGCAAGCCCGCCGGGGGCGCGCGATTGAAGATTTTCCGGCGAGAGGGGAGATGCCGATGCGGCGGATTGTGGTGATCGACGACTGCAGGCTGACTCTGGCCATTGCCAGGGACATCCTCGAGCAGGGGGGGTACGAAGTCTTTACCGCCGAGTCGGGGATCGACGCCAACAACATCATCTACGGAGCGGCGCGTCCGGATCTGATCCTGCTCGACGTGGAAATGCCGATGCTGCGCGGGGATCGCAAGGTGCAGTTGCTCAAGAAGTCGGAACGTTCCCGCGACATACCGGTCGTCCTCATCTCCAACCGGCCCGCGGCGGAACTGGCGGCGATTGCCCGCGCCTGCGGTGCCGATGGTTACCTCGTCAAACCGTTACGCAAGGATTCCCTTCTCGAACACCTTTCCCGGTTTGTTCCGTAAAGACCGCACGGATTCGATAATGCCAAGCCGCCAACCAGACGAGGCTGCGCCGCGAACCGCCCGCGAGGGGGACGAACTCGCCCTCTGCCGGGTCCGGCTGACCCATATCCAGCGCATCGCCGGTCTGGGCAGCTGGGAATGGCAGCCCGAGGCCGACACCCTCTGGTGGTCGGCCGAGGTCTTCCGGATTTTCGGCCAGGAGGAAGACCGCTGTGTGCCCTCCTGCGCCGCATTTTTCGCCGGCATTCATCCCGATGACCGCGAGGCCGTCGGTGCCGCCCTGAGAGGAGCACTGAAGCAGCGCCTCCCTCTGAACATCGAATTCCGCATCGTACGGCCCGACGGTCGCCTGTGCTTCGTCCATACCCAGGGGGAGTTGACCTCTTTCGGCGCCGGCCGGCCGACGGTCATGATCGGCACCCTCCAGGACGTCACCGAGCGCCGGGAGACGGAGAACCGCCTGCGTCTGCTCAAGGAAGCGGTCGAGTGCCTGCCGATCGGCATCACCATCACCGGCGTCGACGGCAAAATCCTCTATACCAATCCCGCTGAGGCGTCCATCCACGGCTATACGGTCGCTGAACTGCTGCACCGCGAAGCCGGCCAATTGGCCCCGCCCAGCCTGCAATCCCCCATGTCTCTGGAAAAAATCGAGAAGATCGGCCTGTGGCGGCGGGAAACGTTAAACGTCCGCAAGACCGGCGAGGTGTTTCCCGTGCAGCTCTCTTCGGTCGCCGTCCGCAACGCCGACGGCGACTTCCTGGGGATGATCACCGCCTGCGAGGACATCACCGAACGCAAGGCGAGCGAAGAGCGGATCGTCCAGCTGGCCTATCACGACACGCTCACCGGCCTGCCGAACCGCTGGATGTTCCAGGACCGCCTGAGCCAGGCGCTGGCCGCGGCGGGGCGCGACGGGCGACAGGTGGGGGTGATGTTTCTCGACCTCGACCACTTCAAGGACGTCAACGACACCCTCGGACACGAGTTCGGCGACAAGCTGCTGCGGGCGGTGGCCCAGCGGCTCGCCGCCTCGACCCGGGAGGCCGATACTCTGGCGCGGCTGGGCGGTGACGAATTCGTCGTCATCCTCACCCACCTGATGGATCAGCAAGGGGTGGCGGCGGCGGTCGAGAGAATCCAGGCGGGCTTCCGGAAGCCGTTTGAGCTGGAGGGGCGGCAAATCTACAGCGGCGCCAGCATCGGCATCGCCATCTATCCGAAGGACGGCAAGGATGTGGCCAGCCTGCTGCAGAGCGCTGACATGGCGATGTATCATGCCAAGGGGCTCGGGCGCCAGACCCATCACTTCTACTCCCGGGAGATGAACCAAAGCGTCCGCCGGAAAGTTGCCCTGGAAAACGGGCTGCGCCGGGCGCTGGAACGGGAGGAATTCCATCTCGTTTTTCAGCCCCAGTGGGATCTGCCCAGCGGAACCCTGATCGGCCTCGAGGCGCTGCTCCGCTGGGACAGCGCCGACTTCGGCCCGATCCCGCCGGCCAGCTTCATCCCTCTGGCCGAGAACTCCGGACTCATCTACCTTATCGGCGAATGGGTCCTGCGCAGTGCCTGTACCCAGGTGGCGGCCTGGCTGGCTGCCGGGCATGCCGTGCCGCGGGTGGCGGTGAACATTTCAGGGCACCAGTTCAAGCGTCCGGATTTTCTCGCTGTAGTGGATGCCATCCTCCGGGAAACGGGGACGCCGCCACAGCACCTGGAGCTCGAATTCACCGAGAGTGTCCTGATGGAAGAAGCCGGCCGCTCCGCCGACATCCTGCGGGCGCTCAAAGGCCGACGCATCCACCTGAGCATCGACGACTTCGGTACCGGGTACTCATCGCTGAGCTGTCTGCGGCATTTCCCCATCGACCGGATCAAAATCGACCGCTCCTTTGTCGCCGATCTGGCCGGCAACCCCGATGGTTCGTCGCTCGTCGAGGCGATCATCGCCATGGGTCGCAGCCTCGGGCTGAAGGTCATGGCGGAAGGGGTGGAAAACCGCGAGCAGTTCGAGTTCCTCACGCTGCGCGGCTGCGACGAGGCGCAAGGCTTCTTCTTCGCCAGGCCGCTGCCTGCCGAAGCGCTGACCGCAGCTCTGGTCGATGGCAGGTTGTCGCAGCCGGCCGGTGCCGCCGACGAAATGCCCGGAGGGGAGTCGGCAAACGGGGACTCAGCGAATTGCCGGCCGTGATGGCCGACCGGAAGGTCCGTTGAATTGCGTGGGGAAAAAAGGGAGATGCGGTCTCCCTTTTTTATTGGCGTTTTCCCTGCGCAGCTGCGTCTTCGGGGATACGGGGAATTTTGCCGAGAAACTCCCGCCAGGCGTCCCGCCAGGCTTTGCCATCGACGTAGAGCAGGTCGTTGTGGCCGGCGCCGGGGATGAGGCGTAACGTTTTCGGCTCGCTTGCCGCCGCGTACAGGCGGCGGGCCATGGCGGGCGGCACAATGGTATCCGCCTCGCCCTGGATGATCAGCAGGGGGGAGCGGAGCCTGCCGATTTTGGCCAGATTGTCGTAACGGGCGTCGAGCAGCCAGCCCAGCAGGAGATGCAGCAGGAGGTAATGATGCCGTCCCATGGCGGTGATGGAGGTGAAGGGGGCTTCCAGGACCAGGCCGGCGGGCGGATGCTCCAGGGCGAGCTGGACGGCGACGGCGGCGCCGAGGGATTCGCCGAAGTAGAGCAGCCGGGAGGGGGGCCAGCCGCGCTGCCGCAGCCAGGCGAGCGCCCCGCGGGCGTCGGCGTAGGTTCCTTCTTCGCTTGGCGTCCCCGCGCTCTGTCCGTATCCCCGGTAGTCGAAAATGAAGACGGACAGGCCGAGGCCGTGCAGCAGCTCCAGGCTTTCCAGGCGGTGTGAAATATTGCCGGCGTTGCCGTGGCAGAAGACGACCAGGGGGCGGCCAGCCGCCCCGGAGAGGTACCAGCCGTGCAGGGCGGTGCCGTCGGCGGCGGCGAAGCGCACCTCCTCGTAGTCGAGCCCCACCGCCGCCGGGGTGGCGACCAGTTGGCGGTCGGGAAAATAGATGTAGCGCTGCTCCAGGGCGCCCTCCGTCGTCGCCGGGGCGAACAGACCCGCCGCCAGAAACAGGGCGGGGGCCAGTTGACGGATCACTGTTCGTCGGCTCATGCTCTCCATTATAGCCGGTTCGCGGCGGGCGGGAGGCGGCGGAATCGC
Coding sequences:
- a CDS encoding response regulator, translating into MRRIVVIDDCRLTLAIARDILEQGGYEVFTAESGIDANNIIYGAARPDLILLDVEMPMLRGDRKVQLLKKSERSRDIPVVLISNRPAAELAAIARACGADGYLVKPLRKDSLLEHLSRFVP
- a CDS encoding EAL domain-containing protein encodes the protein MPSRQPDEAAPRTAREGDELALCRVRLTHIQRIAGLGSWEWQPEADTLWWSAEVFRIFGQEEDRCVPSCAAFFAGIHPDDREAVGAALRGALKQRLPLNIEFRIVRPDGRLCFVHTQGELTSFGAGRPTVMIGTLQDVTERRETENRLRLLKEAVECLPIGITITGVDGKILYTNPAEASIHGYTVAELLHREAGQLAPPSLQSPMSLEKIEKIGLWRRETLNVRKTGEVFPVQLSSVAVRNADGDFLGMITACEDITERKASEERIVQLAYHDTLTGLPNRWMFQDRLSQALAAAGRDGRQVGVMFLDLDHFKDVNDTLGHEFGDKLLRAVAQRLAASTREADTLARLGGDEFVVILTHLMDQQGVAAAVERIQAGFRKPFELEGRQIYSGASIGIAIYPKDGKDVASLLQSADMAMYHAKGLGRQTHHFYSREMNQSVRRKVALENGLRRALEREEFHLVFQPQWDLPSGTLIGLEALLRWDSADFGPIPPASFIPLAENSGLIYLIGEWVLRSACTQVAAWLAAGHAVPRVAVNISGHQFKRPDFLAVVDAILRETGTPPQHLELEFTESVLMEEAGRSADILRALKGRRIHLSIDDFGTGYSSLSCLRHFPIDRIKIDRSFVADLAGNPDGSSLVEAIIAMGRSLGLKVMAEGVENREQFEFLTLRGCDEAQGFFFARPLPAEALTAALVDGRLSQPAGAADEMPGGESANGDSANCRP
- a CDS encoding alpha/beta hydrolase, whose product is MSRRTVIRQLAPALFLAAGLFAPATTEGALEQRYIYFPDRQLVATPAAVGLDYEEVRFAAADGTALHGWYLSGAAGRPLVVFCHGNAGNISHRLESLELLHGLGLSVFIFDYRGYGQSAGTPSEEGTYADARGALAWLRQRGWPPSRLLYFGESLGAAVAVQLALEHPPAGLVLEAPFTSITAMGRHHYLLLHLLLGWLLDARYDNLAKIGRLRSPLLIIQGEADTIVPPAMARRLYAAASEPKTLRLIPGAGHNDLLYVDGKAWRDAWREFLGKIPRIPEDAAAQGKRQ